From one Lolium rigidum isolate FL_2022 chromosome 4, APGP_CSIRO_Lrig_0.1, whole genome shotgun sequence genomic stretch:
- the LOC124650582 gene encoding silicon efflux transporter LSI2-like, producing the protein MVLASTPKVVLGCVAFVIFWVLAVFPSVPFLPVGRTAGSLLGAMLMVLFRVMTPDEAYAAIDLPILGLLFGTMVVSIFLERADMFQYLGSMLSWKSRGSKDLLFRVCVVSAVASALFTNDTTCVVLTEFILKVARQNNLPPQPFLLALASSSNIGSSATPIGNPQNLVIAVTSGISFGSFLFGIFPAMIVGVLTNVFILLCYFWKYLSVEKVRDQEAAAHELVVADDEVSSHRFTPARMSHASSVNGDADYMRSDSMTRAGVGDNLRSRSYNSEGDRDIQVAIRSLRASSMSQEMVEVSTVCDRGRDDGPRKVTRTTSHQRSVIIEDAPEKEDFPDKEKPQEEEEVKRKTWKVFVWKTAVYLTTLGMLIALLLGLNMSWSAITAALVLLALDFTDAQACLEKVSYSLLIFFCGMFITVDGFNRTGIPNALWELVEPHARIDSAKGIALLAVVILFLSNVASNVPTVLLLGTRVAASARAISPASEKKAWLILAFVSTVAGNLTLLGSAANLIVCEQARRAQFHGYNLTFWSHLRFGVPSTIIITAIGLLIVVSY; encoded by the exons ATGGTGCTGGCGAGCACGCCCAAGGTGGTGCTAGGATGCGTGGCCTTCGTCATCTTCTGGGTGCTGGCCGTGTTCCCGTCGGTGCCCTTCCTGCCGGTGGGCCGAACGGCGGGGTCTCTACTGGGCGCCATGCTCATGGTGCTCTTCCGCGTCATGACCCCCGACGAAGCCTACGCGGCGATCGACCTCCCCATCCTGGGCCTCCTCTTCGGCACCATGGTGGTCAGCATCTTCCTGGAGCGCGCCGACATGTTCCAGTACCTCGGCAGCATGCTCTCCTGGAAGAGCCGCGGCAGCAAGGACCTCCTCTTCCGCGTCTGCGTCGTCTCCGCCGTCGCCAGCGCGCTCTTCACCAACGACACCACCTGCGTCGTCCTCACGGAGTTCATCCTCAAGGTGGCCAGGCAGAACAACCTGCCGCCGCAGCCCTTCCTCCTCGCCCTCGCATCCAGCTCCAACATCGGCTCCTCCGCCACGCCCATCGGCAACCCACAGAACCTCGTCATCGCAGTCACCAGCGGCATATCCTTCGGCTCCTTCCTCTTCGGCATCTTCCCGGCCATGATCGTCGGCGTGCTCACCAACGTCTTCATCCTGCTCTGCTACTTCTGGAAGTACCTCTCCGTCGAGAAGGTCAGGGACCAGGAGGCTGCCGCGCATGAGCtcgtcgtcgccgacgacgaggtcaGCTCGCACCGCTTCACGCCGGCCAGGATGTCGCACGCCTCGTCGGTCAACGGCGATGCCGACTACATGAGGAGCGACAGCATGACCAGGGCCGGCGTCGGCGACAACCTCCGGAGTAGGAGCTACAACTCCGAGGGCGACCGCGACATCCAGGTGGCCATCAGGTCGCTGCGCGCGTCCAGCATGTCTCAGGAGATGGTGGAGGTGTCCACGGTGTGCGACCGTGGGCGCGACGACGGCCCACGGAAGGTCACCAGGACGACCAGCCACCAGCGGAGCGTGATCATCGAGGACGCGCCAGAGAAAGAGGACTTCCCCGACAAGGAGAAGccgcaggaggaggaagaggtgaaGCGCAAGACGTGGAAGGTGTTCGTCTGGAAGACGGCCGTCTACCTCACCACCCTCGGGATGCTCATCGCGCTCCTCTTGGGGCTCAACATGTCCTGGTCCGCAATCACGGCTGCCCTCGTCCTCCTCGCGCTTGATTTCACCGACGCCCAAGCTTGCCTCGAGAAG GTATCCTACTCGCTGTTGATCTTCTTCTGCGGGATGTTCATAACGGTGGATGGTTTCAATAGAACTGGCATACCCAACGCGCTTTGGGAGCTGGTGGAACCGCATGCGAGGATCGATAGCGCCAAAGGAATTGCCCTTCTTGCGGTTGTCATTCTTTTTCTTTCCAACGTCGCCTCCAATGTTCCAACAG TGCTGCTGCTGGGCACTAGAGTGGCAGCATCAGCTCGTGCGATATCCCCAGCTTCGGAGAAGAAAGCCTGGCTCATACTAGCCTTTGTCAGCACGGTGGCCGGAAACCTCACGCTCCTCGGCTCAGCGGCGAACCTAATCGTCTGCGAGCAGGCACGGAGGGCACAGTTCCACGGGTACAACCTCACCTTCTGGAGCCACCTGCGCTTCGGCGTACCATCGACGATTATCATCACCGCTATCGGCTTGCTCATCGTCGTTAGCTACTGA